The following coding sequences are from one Clostridioides difficile ATCC 9689 = DSM 1296 window:
- a CDS encoding AMP-binding protein, with protein MNYYELLRIKKERHKNKNFLIIDGEKYTYENLLSYSEELGKQISLGENIPILIYSKNIMFQLISFFAINYSKNIPIICHYNLSKKVLDDILLKNNISIIISDESMDVIDLYDDNNNEVAKKVNFSIFNPKFNIYMYQYKKLINYLDKSICMGALSSGSTSVPKVLYRTYESWAGFFPIQNGIFNISGESILFVNGTLSFTGNLNSIMSVLYEGGSIVISSGLNCKSWIRTIKQYNVTNIYLIPTKLQLLVKHLKEPVLKVVSIFTGSQLLFEDTARNLKKYMPKSEIILYYGASELNYITYLCYDELIEKPLSVGRPFPGIDIYIREGKIFVNTEYAVYNATKPYSVNDIGYYDNDGYLIFEGRSDDILNIGGFKVSSTKIENEVKKIPQIEDAIVLPYSDTIRGNQIVLFVITIDKITKKDLLIKMKDNLMKNEIPKKIIFLNSFPYTSSEKIDRLALLKML; from the coding sequence ATGAACTATTATGAACTTTTAAGAATAAAAAAAGAGAGGCATAAAAATAAAAATTTTTTAATTATAGATGGAGAAAAATATACTTATGAAAATCTATTGAGTTATAGTGAGGAACTAGGAAAACAAATTTCTTTAGGTGAAAATATCCCAATTTTAATATATTCTAAAAATATAATGTTTCAGTTGATTAGTTTTTTTGCTATTAATTATTCAAAAAATATTCCTATTATTTGTCATTATAATCTTTCTAAAAAAGTATTAGATGATATTTTATTAAAAAATAATATTTCAATCATTATATCTGATGAATCTATGGACGTTATTGATTTATATGATGATAACAATAATGAAGTAGCAAAAAAAGTTAATTTTTCTATTTTTAATCCTAAATTTAATATATATATGTATCAATATAAGAAGCTTATAAATTATTTAGATAAAAGTATTTGTATGGGAGCTTTATCTTCAGGTTCTACAAGTGTTCCAAAGGTATTATATAGAACATATGAGAGTTGGGCTGGATTTTTTCCTATACAAAATGGTATTTTTAATATCTCTGGGGAATCAATCTTGTTTGTTAATGGAACACTTAGTTTTACAGGGAATCTAAATTCTATAATGTCAGTATTATATGAAGGAGGTAGTATTGTAATAAGTTCAGGTCTTAATTGTAAATCATGGATAAGGACAATAAAACAATATAATGTAACTAACATATACCTTATACCTACAAAACTTCAACTTTTGGTTAAACACTTAAAAGAACCAGTACTCAAAGTTGTAAGTATTTTTACAGGGTCTCAATTATTATTTGAAGATACTGCAAGAAATCTAAAAAAATATATGCCAAAGTCTGAAATTATTTTATACTATGGGGCAAGTGAATTAAATTATATTACATATTTATGCTATGATGAACTAATTGAAAAACCTCTAAGTGTAGGCAGACCATTTCCAGGAATAGATATATATATTAGAGAAGGAAAAATTTTTGTGAATACAGAATATGCAGTATATAATGCAACCAAACCTTATTCTGTCAATGATATTGGATATTATGATAATGATGGATACTTAATATTTGAAGGAAGAAGTGATGACATTTTAAATATTGGAGGATTTAAAGTTAGTTCTACTAAGATTGAAAATGAAGTTAAAAAAATTCCTCAAATTGAAGATGCAATTGTATTGCCGTACTCAGACACTATAAGAGGAAATCAAATTGTATTATTTGTAATAACTATAGACAAAATTACGAAGAAAGATTTGTTGATTAAAATGAAAGATAATCTAATGAAAAATGAAATCCCAAAGAAAATTATCTTTTTAAATTCATTTCCATATACCTCTTCTGAAAAGATAGATAGATTAGCATTATTAAAAATGTTATAA
- a CDS encoding thiolase family protein has protein sequence MKEVFILGGLRSHIGLKNGIFQFVQPELLGASVLKDLIKKYEIDKIDEIICGNAVGTGGNIARLMTLTAGVSNEVPAFTVDMQCASAMMSIDIAFSKVKSGQCDLIIAGGFESSSLQPMRTYHKNDKRYNTNNPNYTVAQFSPDDNSQNSMLEGAERVAELYQIEKADLDFWVKESHKRAKEAREEKILEDIISPINNSTYDEGIRDKMSQRLLDRMPSILGKETITNAANSCLINDGASFIIICSKKYLEHVKKKPKAKIINTCTIGTDATLSPTSAIQAMDKLLEIESLNYLDVSAVEFNEAFAVIDVLFQRKYPELIDRYNIFGGALAYGHPYGASGAIIALHLLKALEETKGRYGICSIAAAGGLGSALLLERV, from the coding sequence ATGAAGGAAGTTTTTATATTAGGAGGATTGAGAAGTCATATAGGTCTAAAAAATGGAATTTTTCAATTTGTTCAACCTGAATTACTAGGAGCAAGTGTTTTAAAAGATTTAATTAAAAAGTATGAAATTGACAAAATTGATGAGATTATATGTGGAAATGCAGTTGGGACAGGAGGGAATATAGCTAGATTAATGACTTTAACAGCAGGAGTGTCAAATGAAGTACCTGCTTTTACTGTGGATATGCAGTGTGCTTCTGCTATGATGAGTATAGACATAGCTTTTTCAAAGGTTAAATCTGGTCAGTGTGATTTAATTATTGCAGGTGGTTTTGAAAGTAGTTCTCTACAACCAATGCGCACATATCATAAGAATGATAAGCGATATAATACAAATAATCCAAATTATACAGTTGCTCAATTTTCTCCTGATGATAATAGCCAAAATAGTATGCTCGAAGGTGCGGAAAGAGTAGCAGAGTTATATCAAATTGAGAAAGCAGACTTGGATTTTTGGGTAAAGGAAAGTCATAAAAGAGCAAAAGAAGCAAGAGAGGAAAAAATACTTGAAGATATTATATCTCCTATAAATAATAGTACCTATGATGAAGGTATACGTGATAAGATGAGTCAAAGGTTATTAGATAGGATGCCATCAATTTTAGGAAAAGAAACTATTACAAATGCAGCAAATTCATGTCTTATTAATGATGGAGCTTCATTTATTATAATATGTTCTAAGAAGTATTTAGAACATGTAAAAAAGAAGCCTAAAGCAAAAATTATTAACACATGCACGATAGGAACAGATGCAACCTTAAGTCCAACATCAGCGATACAAGCAATGGATAAACTTTTAGAGATAGAAAGCCTTAATTATTTAGATGTATCTGCTGTTGAATTTAATGAAGCATTTGCAGTTATAGATGTGTTGTTTCAAAGAAAGTATCCAGAGTTAATAGATAGATATAATATATTTGGTGGAGCTTTAGCGTATGGACATCCATATGGTGCTTCAGGTGCAATTATTGCATTACATCTTTTAAAAGCATTAGAAGAGACTAAGGGTAGATATGGAATTTGCTCTATAGCTGCAGCTGGTGGTCTAGGTTCAGCTTTACTGCTTGAAAGGGTGTAG